Sequence from the Haloarcula sp. H-GB4 genome:
GGTTGGGGTGGGATTTCCGGTGAGTCCGGACCGTTTCGCGGTCGTAGATGACGAAGTTACGGTCGAACTTCCCGCGCATCTCCTCCTGCCACTGGACAGTCAGCGGCGCCGGCACAACGATGAGCACCCGGTCGGCCCGGTCGCGTGCGATGAGCTCCTCGATGACGATGCCGGCTTCGATGGTCTTCCCGAGGCCGACCTCGTCGCCAATGAGGTAGCGGTGGTCGTAGGAGTTGAGGATCTCGTAGGCGGCTTGGACCTGATATGGTTCGATCTCGATGCGGTTGCTGGTCAGGGAGAGGAACCGGTCGTACTTGTAGGCAAGATCGAGTCGGGTCGCCCGCTCACGGAGGTCGTAGTGAAGCGGTGCGTCGGATTGGCCCGCTGCGAGGCGGTCGACGAGCGAATCGAGTTTCTCGATATGGGGGAGGCCGCTGGGGAGTTTTCGGAGCTGTCCCTCCGAAGTGTATACATGGAGGAGGTGGCCACGTTGGGGCGTTCCTCGATTTTCGTAATCTCTCCACGCCCGCCGGCGAACTTAATGTGGTCGCCGACCTCGAAGTTAGTCATCGTTCACTGCTGACTCGATAATATCGATTTCCTCGTCAGTTAGTCCGTAGAGATCGTAGACAATTTCGTCGATGAGTTGGTCGGTTTTCTCGATTTCCTCTTCCAGCTGGTCAGCACGCTCTCGCACTTCGATGTACTGTTGTAATCCAGTTTGAACCTCGTCGATAACAGGGAGCGTTAGATCCTTCAGTCGGTCTAGCGGCGAGTTCGTCTTGGTCGCGTCCTGTCGGAACCCAGCAAAGCCCTCAGCCTTCTCAACGGCGACAGGGACGAACTCACGCAACAGGGTCTCTGCGGCCTCGGAGAGTCCAACAAAGGCCATCGCCCCGTAGGTCTCGAACTCCGATTCATCAAGTCTGTTCCAGCGGTCGGTCTCGCGGGGGTCGTCTTCGTCCACTTTATAACTGATATCCACAGACAGCACCAGTCGATCGGGGTCATCTTTGAAGATGACATCCTCAATACGAAGGCCCTCATACTCGTCAGTAGTCTCGGCCAGTGGCGTGTCTGCGACGCCTGCGACCGGCATCTGTAGGTCCTCCAGAGTGTCGCCCCTCTCCGATTCAGGAAGTTCATCGCTAGGAATACCGAGGTAATCAAGCAGGTTGAGATTGAGTGCATCTCTTTGACTCTGAAAGTCTACCATCTTATCGGCTAGACTGCTGAGGAAGTCATGTGTCACTCTGTTCTCGCCACCCAATTTATTACGAGATTTGACAAATTGAACTGGTTCGAATTCAGCGACCGAATCAAGTTCTTCATTATATTCCGTAAGGAGGCCAGAGTCCACAGATTCACGATCATCGGAACGTTCAAGCATAGACGGAATTGGTAATTGTCCAACGTACTGAGTCTGGAATCGGTAGTAACCTCCAGACAGCTTCGGACTTAAGGCTGTGAACATGAACCGGAGAGGAGAGGAATTGAACAAAGCACAGACATATTGGACATCTTCCTGAACTTCAGATTTTAAAACTGCCCCATATGCAGTATTGAGTATCAGCGTCTCTCCCGTTGAGTCAAAGGTACAACGAGGTTCCGTGGAGATATCTGGGAACAGAATTTTTGGGCCGAGAAGATTCTCGCTGGTATAGGGGAACTCAAACCACTCTTTGCCCATCTCTTCTATCGTTTTTTCGTAGAACAGACGCTCACTTAGCTCTTCCTCAAACTCTAAGAAGTGTTGTTGAGTTTTCGGGTACTCAGAGAGATTGATCGGATTTAGCTCCGAACCCGACTTCTCGTATGGATATATAATATATTTGTCATCGCGCGGTCCAGAATAGCGGCGGATGTCTGCCCCGTCAAGAACAGGCCTGAGGAGATCCTGCTCAACAGGGATATTATCCGTATCTTCTTCAAACACATAGGCCTCTTTCAAATTCGTCTTAATTCCTGTCGAAATATCCTCAGAGATATCTTCTAATGTAGGATGGTGATTATTCCGGAGAGTGTCAACAACCTCTGCCTCACCCTTGGTGGGGAAAATCCATGGCCTATTCGATGTCAGTTTTTGGGTCTCAATTCGGTTTGTTGTCGGCTCCCTCAGGAACTCTTCAACATCTTCACTTGTAGCATCTTCCAAGTGAGCATACTCAAATTCCTCCGGCATCTGGCTCGATAAGAGTAGAATTAGTGGGTATGTTGTTGTGCCTGAGAATACATTTGCATCTTCAAAGTCTAGAATAGTCCTGACACCTACATTATCTATCAAGAACTCTTTAAGACCCTCCCCATAACTACTGGACAAGAATTTATTTTGAATAATATAGCCGAAGAAGCCGCCTTCTTGTTTTAATAAGCCAGCTGCTTGTTCGACGAAAGCAACGTACAAGTCGTACTTTTCAATAGCAGAATCGAATTTCTCCCGCTGATACTCCCTCTCATCATCACCAATCCGTTGGAAATCCATCCATGGCGGATTTCCTATGACAGCGTCAAAACCGGGATCTCGAATCTCACCGCCGTTTTTATCATAGAATACCTCTGGATATTCCAGTCTCCAGTGGAAATATTCATGCTTAGTGGACCACGTCTGAGCATCTTGGAACCAATCCGTTTCAGCTAGTAGCTGCCATCCCTCATCATCTTCCAGCTTAGCGGCCATTTGTTCATAGGCATCATCTGGAACATTGTCTAGCCCGAAATTCTCAGCCGTGCGTACATTTGCCATTGACTCAAGCCGCTGCCGAAGCTTGTTACGCTCAAACTCGTCATACTTGTCTTCCATCTGCTTGATGTCATCGAGATCTTGATTCTCAATCGCGATGAAATCTTGATAGATCCGCATCAATTGTTCAATCGTCCCTTTCCTAGCTATACCGAAATCGGCGAGCGAAGCATTTTGATCGTCCCCACCGCTCTCGGATTCTAGCTCATCGATTTCCTCGATGTCACTGCCGACCAGCGAGTTCCCCGTTTTTAAGTGGTGATCCAAGAATGCGAGCGGCTGTTCAGCCGCGAGAGTCCGGAGCCACAGCGAGACCTTGGCGAGCTCAACAGCGAGTGGGTTCAAGTCGACTCCGTAGATACAGCGCTGGGCGACCTGCCGTCGGGCCCAATTAATGTCGTGTTCCTCATCGACGGTCTCGATACCTTGTTGTGCGGCCTGACGCTCCTGTGCGTCGATGATCTCACGCGCTAAGTAGTCGATGGCGCTCGTCAGGAAGTGACCACTCCCCATCGCGGGGTCCAAGATCTTGAGATCGAAGATACGCTCAGCGAATTCCGCCGCGAAGCCGCCTTCATCCCGAGCACTCTGAGCCATAAGGTCCTCTGAGATGTCCGTGACGAGGGGTTCCAGCGTCTCTTCGACTATGTACTCGACGACATACTCCGGCGTGTAGTAGGACCCCGTCGCCTTCCGTTCACCAGAGCCAGTCGTGAGGTGGACTTCTCCCTCCTCAACGATCACTTCGTCACCCTCGCCGGCGGTGACGTACTCACTGTCCTCCAACGCGAGCGGCTCATCGGCGACATCGAGCTGATACTCGAGAAGTCCCTCGTAAATGCTCCCGAGATGTCGGACGTCCAGCGACGAGTAGTCGACGAAGATCTTCCCACCGCCGTTGCCGTTCTGACTCCGCGTGAGGAGTTCGATGACCTTAGCTAGGTAGGCGTCGCCCACTTGGTGATTCGCGAGGAACCGGGCTTCGACACTGTCGTCTTCGTCAGGGTTGGTTCTGAACAGCCCACCGTTGTACGCCGGGATGTAGAGATCCTCCTCCGGAATACCGCGGGACTTACTTCCTTGGTCGATGAGTTTGAACAGCTCCTCCAGTCGGTCCCAAAGGTTGTCTTGCCAGTCACGATACTTCGGATTGGGACTGTCCAGTTCCTCGGCGACGTCCTGCTTGAGTGTATTCAGACTGTACGACTCCTCGTAGATCTCGTTGTTCGTATCAAGCAGGTCACGGCCCTCACTCTCTGCGTAGAGGACGAAGATGAGCCGATAGAGGTAGATGAGCGAGCTGTCGTGAATGAGGTCGAGATCCTCTTCGGAGAGGTCGTTGTCCGGGTACTGCATGAACCCCTCCGAGAGGACCTTGATGGCCTCATAGATGTTGTCCTGCAGGTCCTCTCCCAACTCTTGGGCGAAGACATTGGACTCGTCGTAGACGTCGTCTAGGAAGCACTCGCCGCTGGAATCCTCGAGGAATGCGCTGTGCCTGAAGAAGAGGTAGAAGTATTTGAAGTCCTTAAGATCCCCCTTTTCGAGGACGGTTGGCAGGTCGATCTCGTAGTAGGAGTCGAGCCGGTGGCTCGTCGGGCCGTAGTAGAGCCGCCATTTCTTCCCGTCGGTGAGGACGGCCCACCGCGCCGGCGTCTCCTGCAGATAGACGTGAATCTGGTAGCTCGGGTTCTCGAAGTCACGCTCGTGTTCCCCGCTCCCACGGGTGTCGAGCGGTCGGCCCCAGCGCTTGGCGTCCGCGACGGCCACAGCGTTCCTGTAGAAGTCGCCACCTTCCTCACGACGCTCGAAGGCACCACGAGCAGCGTCGTCGGATTCGAAGAAGCCGTAGTCGGGCCGGCGCTGTGTCCGGCTGGTACTCTCCTCGACCTCGAAGGGGATGCCCAGCTTCCGGAACATCGGTCGGATGAATTTCTCCTCGAGCTGGGGCTCATTGCGTTTGGGAGCGGTCTCTTTCTCGCGCTCCCAGAGGTCCATGATCTCCTCGCGGGCCTCTCTGAGGTCTGCATCACTGACTGCATCCCACTCTTCAGTATCAGGAAGGTGCTCGTCGAGATAGTGGTTGGAAAACAGATCGCGGTTCGTCCGGTATGTTAGTGCGGTTTGCATTGTTGAGAGTGAACAATCAGTCCTGGAGGGACCCTCCA
This genomic interval carries:
- a CDS encoding Eco57I restriction-modification methylase domain-containing protein, which encodes MQTALTYRTNRDLFSNHYLDEHLPDTEEWDAVSDADLREAREEIMDLWEREKETAPKRNEPQLEEKFIRPMFRKLGIPFEVEESTSRTQRRPDYGFFESDDAARGAFERREEGGDFYRNAVAVADAKRWGRPLDTRGSGEHERDFENPSYQIHVYLQETPARWAVLTDGKKWRLYYGPTSHRLDSYYEIDLPTVLEKGDLKDFKYFYLFFRHSAFLEDSSGECFLDDVYDESNVFAQELGEDLQDNIYEAIKVLSEGFMQYPDNDLSEEDLDLIHDSSLIYLYRLIFVLYAESEGRDLLDTNNEIYEESYSLNTLKQDVAEELDSPNPKYRDWQDNLWDRLEELFKLIDQGSKSRGIPEEDLYIPAYNGGLFRTNPDEDDSVEARFLANHQVGDAYLAKVIELLTRSQNGNGGGKIFVDYSSLDVRHLGSIYEGLLEYQLDVADEPLALEDSEYVTAGEGDEVIVEEGEVHLTTGSGERKATGSYYTPEYVVEYIVEETLEPLVTDISEDLMAQSARDEGGFAAEFAERIFDLKILDPAMGSGHFLTSAIDYLAREIIDAQERQAAQQGIETVDEEHDINWARRQVAQRCIYGVDLNPLAVELAKVSLWLRTLAAEQPLAFLDHHLKTGNSLVGSDIEEIDELESESGGDDQNASLADFGIARKGTIEQLMRIYQDFIAIENQDLDDIKQMEDKYDEFERNKLRQRLESMANVRTAENFGLDNVPDDAYEQMAAKLEDDEGWQLLAETDWFQDAQTWSTKHEYFHWRLEYPEVFYDKNGGEIRDPGFDAVIGNPPWMDFQRIGDDEREYQREKFDSAIEKYDLYVAFVEQAAGLLKQEGGFFGYIIQNKFLSSSYGEGLKEFLIDNVGVRTILDFEDANVFSGTTTYPLILLLSSQMPEEFEYAHLEDATSEDVEEFLREPTTNRIETQKLTSNRPWIFPTKGEAEVVDTLRNNHHPTLEDISEDISTGIKTNLKEAYVFEEDTDNIPVEQDLLRPVLDGADIRRYSGPRDDKYIIYPYEKSGSELNPINLSEYPKTQQHFLEFEEELSERLFYEKTIEEMGKEWFEFPYTSENLLGPKILFPDISTEPRCTFDSTGETLILNTAYGAVLKSEVQEDVQYVCALFNSSPLRFMFTALSPKLSGGYYRFQTQYVGQLPIPSMLERSDDRESVDSGLLTEYNEELDSVAEFEPVQFVKSRNKLGGENRVTHDFLSSLADKMVDFQSQRDALNLNLLDYLGIPSDELPESERGDTLEDLQMPVAGVADTPLAETTDEYEGLRIEDVIFKDDPDRLVLSVDISYKVDEDDPRETDRWNRLDESEFETYGAMAFVGLSEAAETLLREFVPVAVEKAEGFAGFRQDATKTNSPLDRLKDLTLPVIDEVQTGLQQYIEVRERADQLEEEIEKTDQLIDEIVYDLYGLTDEEIDIIESAVNDD